The nucleotide window GAAAAGCTAAGCAATTACGTGAAGTCATGGTTTATTAAACATGATGTAGAAGTAATTGCAGAGTCTAATATTACAAAGGTTGAGGAAAATAAAATTTATAATCATGACCAAGTAATTGATGTAGATGCTGTTGTTTGGACAGCAGGTGTACAGCCTGTGAAAATTGTACGCGATATGGAAGTTGAGAAAGATAAATTTGGACGCCCAATTGTTACAAAATACTTCACATTACCAAATGATGAGCATGTGTTTGTCGTAGGGGACTGTGCTTCCTCAGATTTACCACCGACAGCACAGCTTGCGGAGGAGCAAGGCGAGCGTATCGTCAAAGTATTGCGTCACCGTTGGAATAACGAGCCACTACCAGAAACAATGCCAGAAATTAAATTAAAAGGCTTTATGGGCGCGTTAGGAAAGAAACAGGGCTTTGTACATTTAGCAGATACAACAGTAACAGGACGTATCGCACGCTTAATGAAATCAGGCTTATTGTGGATGTATAAGCGCCAAAACAATTAGGATTGGTAGAAATTGTGAAATTCGCCCGTAAGATTGCCAAATCACTGAATTAAAAGAGGAACGTGTCTGAAAAGGCACGTTCCATTGGATTAGGCTTTTTCTTCAGGGATATAGCCTAGTTTTTCAAGGGCGGCGTAGACAGGCTTGATTTGAATATAGCCTTCACCGATGACTTCATCATTAATTAAAACGAGTGGGTAGAAAAATTCATCATCTTGAATGCGGTTGGCATAATCAAGATCTCGATCGTCATTTAGGTCTCCTTCAATATCAACGTAGCGAATTGTAAAAGGCTGATTTGGATATTTGCGATCGATGGCAGCTTGTAGCCATTCATATGTGTCCTTAGAAGACGGGGCATTGACACAGCTTGCACAAACAATGTCTGCTCCGTATATTTCGATTACTGCTTTAGATGTTGTCATATAAATTCCGACCTTTCGTAATACAATATTGGCTTTTTTCTCTTGTTCACATTATAATGATTTTAATGAAAGGAGTCGAGAAAAATGACAGAATTAGAACAACGCGAACAAGTACAAGAAGTTTTAGATAAATTACGTCCGTTTTTACTACGTGACGGTGGAGATTGCGAATTAGTAGATGTAGAAGAAGGTATTGTGAAATTACGATTACTAGGCGCATGCGGTAGCTGCCCAAGCTCTACAATTACATTAAAAGCTGGTATTGAACGCGCATTATTAGAAGAAGTACCAGGCATTGTCGAAGTAGAGCAAGTATTCTAATATAACTTATATGAAAAGTGGAATTGGAAGCAAGCTGTTTCCGAATTCCGCTTTTTTTATGTTCATTTCATGTATAATGAATAGGTGTGTTTTTTAATATAGTTTTTTACGATGAAGGAGTTTATTTATGGGTCAACAGCAAGAACAATGGACATCAAGATTAGGTTTTATTTTAGCAACAGCTGGCTCCGCTATTGGATTAGGCGCGATTTGGAAGTTTCCTTATATAGCTGGAATTTCTGGTGGGGGTGCATTTTTTCTCATCTTTTTAATTTTTACATTATTTATGGGTCTGCCAATTTTACTTGCAGAGTTTGTTATTGGACGAGGCTCACAAAAGGATGCCGTTTCAGCATATTTAACATTTGCCCCTAATTCGAAATGGCATTTTGTCGGGATACTTGGCATGGTTACATGCTTTATTTTATTATCCTTTTACAGTGTTGTTGGTGGCTGGATTATTCTTTACATGGTTCAAGCTGTTATTGGGAATTTATCGGGGCTTTCAGAAAGCGCCTATGCACCGCTATTTAATGATTTTATCGCCAATCCGATATATGCGATCCTATTCCAATTTATTTTTATGGCGATTACCATTTATGTTGTAGCAAAAGGTGTTCAGCAGGGGATTGAGCGCGCAGGTAAAATTATGATGCCAGCTTTATTTATTTCCTTTCTTATTTTAATTATCCGCTCTTTAACATTGGATGGCGTTGGGGAAGGGCTGCACTTTTTCTTATATCCTGATTTTTCAAATATGAGCTCTAAGACAATTTTATTTGCATTAGGACAGTCCTTTTTCGCTATTAGTGTCGGGGTGTCTGTTATGGTCACATACAGCTCCTATTTATCGAAAAATGAAGATTTGCCTAAATCAGCATTGATGATTGTTATGATGAATTTATTTATTTCGCTTTTAGCAGGGCTAGCGATTTTTCCAGCAGTATTTTCATTTGGCTTTGAGCCGACTGAAGGCCCTGGGCTATTATTTGTTGTGTTACCTGCTGTGTTCAATCAAATGCCATTTGGAGTATTTTTCTTATTTATCTTTTTAATTTTGTTCTTGTTTGCGACATTGACATCTGCTTTTTCAATGCTAGAAATCATCGTAGCAGCTGTCACGAAGCAAGATCGTACAAAGCGTAAAAGGACAACATGGATTACGGGAATCCTAATCTTTATCGTTGGTATTCCTTCTGCCTTATCTTATGGGGTGTTAAGCGATTTTACGATTTTCGATAAAACGATTTTTGATGCTGCCGATTATCTTGTATCCAATATTTTAATGCCGTTAGGTGCGTTATTAATCGCCTTATTCGCAGGCTTTAAAATTCCACGCAAAGTGTTACTAGAAGAAATTAGCGATGGGGCAAGCTATGCCAAAAAAATATTTGCTATATGGTTAATTGCTATTAAATATATAGCACCAATTGCGATTATTATTGTCTTTTTAGATGCGATTGGCATATTGAAGTTTTAAGTAAAGTAGCTGTAGGGAGAGCGTTCCCCTACAGCTATTTTTATGAAGTTTATTTGTGTGACATATTTGAAGCATATCATGATAAGTATAGAGAACACCTCATATCTTATTTTCAAAGTGTTAATTTAGTTATGTTTCAGTATCGTTTTTTTAGACACTGGTCATAGGAGGATTTAACTGTTAATTGATAAATAAAAAAATATATATATCAATAAAAATAAATATTGTACAAATTGATGGTATTATATATACTATTTTCTTTTTAGATGATAGAAGATTTAGCTTATTTTTAAATATTAAATATAAAAAAAATGTGATGATGCATAAAATTCCAAACAAAGTCATTGGAAAAAATAATTGATAAAATATTTTTTGAGTAAATGTTATATCACCTGGAAAGTTAGAAGCAGCATAACTACGGCTCATATTAATATAAAGATGGCTTCCGTATATCCAAATATAAGTAATCAAAGTGCATATTAATAATTCGATAGAAATAATAAAAAACATATTTTCCGCTCCTTTTTTAGATATTATACCAGATAATCTATTTTTTATGTTATAATTACAAAAAAAGTTAAAGTAGGGATATGAATGAAAAAAATTATTTTGTTGGTTGGCGTATTTTTATTTACTTTGTCACTTGATCCAAATGCTATATCAGCTTCTAATGATTTATTTGTTGATGAAGATTACATTTTGAGAGATCCTGTTACAAACAAATATTCAAGTGATTGGTCACATTTAGATACTCCTGAAAATCTTCAATTACAACAAGATGTTCGAGAATATTTTTTACAAACAAATAGCATAGGGGTTCAAAGTGAAAGTAAATCACTGGATTTAGAAGATTTGAATAAAAGAATTGACGATTTTTTAAGCTTAATAGATCCCGAAATTGCTGCTTATAATTCGCAAGCATCAAATTTAATTATTCCTATGAGTTCCTATGGGTTACCAGGGATTGATCAAACATTGGTAAAAATTTACGAAGGAAGACTTCACCTTGCTATAGGTAATTTGACTCCTTCTAATATAGCTACAGCTATACAAAATTCTAATGCCGCTAGAGACCATGGGATTAGATATGCTGAAAATAATAATTTTTATCATAATGGTAGATTAATAACATGGGAAAATGCAGCAGATGCATTAAGACATTTTGCTTGGAACTATATGAACAGTAATGATTTTGGAGTTGCTAAAGCAAAAACTGCTGGTGATATACATGAACTTGCAT belongs to Lysinibacillus louembei and includes:
- a CDS encoding YuzD family protein, yielding MTTSKAVIEIYGADIVCASCVNAPSSKDTYEWLQAAIDRKYPNQPFTIRYVDIEGDLNDDRDLDYANRIQDDEFFYPLVLINDEVIGEGYIQIKPVYAALEKLGYIPEEKA
- a CDS encoding NifU family protein; its protein translation is MTELEQREQVQEVLDKLRPFLLRDGGDCELVDVEEGIVKLRLLGACGSCPSSTITLKAGIERALLEEVPGIVEVEQVF
- a CDS encoding sodium-dependent transporter, which codes for MGQQQEQWTSRLGFILATAGSAIGLGAIWKFPYIAGISGGGAFFLIFLIFTLFMGLPILLAEFVIGRGSQKDAVSAYLTFAPNSKWHFVGILGMVTCFILLSFYSVVGGWIILYMVQAVIGNLSGLSESAYAPLFNDFIANPIYAILFQFIFMAITIYVVAKGVQQGIERAGKIMMPALFISFLILIIRSLTLDGVGEGLHFFLYPDFSNMSSKTILFALGQSFFAISVGVSVMVTYSSYLSKNEDLPKSALMIVMMNLFISLLAGLAIFPAVFSFGFEPTEGPGLLFVVLPAVFNQMPFGVFFLFIFLILFLFATLTSAFSMLEIIVAAVTKQDRTKRKRTTWITGILIFIVGIPSALSYGVLSDFTIFDKTIFDAADYLVSNILMPLGALLIALFAGFKIPRKVLLEEISDGASYAKKIFAIWLIAIKYIAPIAIIIVFLDAIGILKF